The proteins below come from a single Rhizobium rhizoryzae genomic window:
- a CDS encoding dipeptide ABC transporter ATP-binding protein, producing the protein MRPSDLKQAETMLEIRNIKQDYRVPQGLFKPEKIVHAVKGVSFKLEKGKTLAIVGESGCGKSTLARILTFIDQPTAGELFIDGKLVDTRPGHLTADMRRKVQIVFQNPYGSLNPRQKIGDVLGEPLAINTKMSAAERRDRATEMLIKVGLGPEHYNRYPHMFSGGQRQRIAIARALMLNPKLLVLDEPVSALDLSVQAQVLNLLADLQDEFGLTYVFISHDLSVVKYIADEVMVMYYGEAVEYGTRDEVFSNPSHEYTRTLFAATPRADVDSIRQRIARKAARG; encoded by the coding sequence ATGAGACCTTCCGATCTGAAACAGGCTGAAACAATGCTCGAGATCCGCAATATCAAGCAGGACTATCGTGTTCCTCAAGGCCTCTTCAAGCCGGAGAAGATCGTGCACGCCGTGAAAGGTGTGTCGTTCAAGCTGGAGAAGGGCAAGACATTGGCCATTGTCGGCGAAAGTGGTTGTGGAAAATCGACCCTCGCTCGTATTCTGACCTTCATTGACCAGCCGACCGCAGGTGAGCTTTTCATTGATGGGAAGCTTGTTGATACGAGACCTGGACATCTGACGGCTGACATGCGCCGGAAGGTGCAGATCGTTTTCCAGAACCCCTATGGCTCTTTGAACCCGCGCCAGAAGATTGGCGATGTGCTCGGCGAGCCCCTGGCTATCAACACGAAGATGTCGGCTGCCGAACGGCGTGATCGCGCAACGGAAATGCTCATCAAGGTCGGGCTTGGACCAGAGCACTACAATCGCTATCCGCATATGTTCTCAGGCGGCCAGCGCCAGCGTATCGCCATTGCTCGGGCTCTGATGCTTAATCCGAAGCTGCTTGTTCTCGACGAGCCTGTTTCGGCGCTCGATCTCTCGGTACAGGCTCAAGTTCTCAATCTGCTGGCTGACCTGCAGGACGAATTTGGCCTGACTTACGTTTTCATCAGCCATGATCTGTCTGTCGTGAAGTATATCGCAGATGAAGTCATGGTGATGTACTACGGAGAAGCAGTCGAATACGGCACGCGAGACGAGGTGTTTTCCAATCCAAGCCACGAATACACCAGAACGCTGTTTGCGGCGACTCCACGCGCGGATGTTGACTCTATTCGCCAGCGTATTGCTCGTAAGGCCGCTCGCGGCTGA
- a CDS encoding ABC transporter ATP-binding protein, producing MALLDIQNLTVQFETASGWFKAVDGVSLSVNEGEVLAIVGESGSGKSVSMLAVMGLLPWTAKITADKIEFQGRDISKLPDAERRKLIGKDMAMIFQEPIASLNPCFTVGFQIEEVLRIHMGMGKAQRRAHAIELFKLVGLPNPEERLNHFPHQMSGGQCQRVMIAMAIACNPKLLIADEPTTALDVTIQKQILDLLMNLQTEHGMGLIMITHDMGVVAETADRVIVQYKGRKMEEADVLSLFEAPKNAYTRALLAALPENATGDRLSTVSDFVSTAELAGDVR from the coding sequence ATGGCGCTCCTTGATATTCAGAACCTGACCGTTCAGTTCGAAACCGCTAGCGGCTGGTTCAAGGCCGTCGACGGTGTTTCACTGTCGGTCAATGAAGGTGAAGTTCTTGCGATTGTCGGAGAAAGCGGTTCCGGAAAATCCGTTTCCATGCTTGCTGTCATGGGCCTCCTGCCCTGGACAGCCAAGATCACGGCTGACAAGATCGAGTTCCAGGGTCGCGACATCAGCAAACTGCCCGATGCAGAACGGCGAAAGCTGATCGGTAAAGACATGGCGATGATTTTCCAGGAGCCGATCGCCAGCCTGAACCCGTGCTTTACCGTTGGCTTCCAGATCGAGGAAGTTCTGCGGATCCATATGGGCATGGGCAAGGCGCAGCGACGCGCGCATGCAATCGAGTTGTTCAAGCTGGTTGGTCTGCCGAACCCGGAAGAACGGCTCAATCACTTCCCGCATCAGATGTCTGGTGGTCAGTGCCAGCGCGTGATGATTGCCATGGCCATTGCCTGCAATCCTAAGCTTTTGATTGCAGATGAGCCCACGACGGCATTGGACGTCACCATCCAGAAGCAAATCCTCGATCTCCTCATGAATCTGCAAACCGAACATGGCATGGGCCTGATCATGATAACCCACGATATGGGTGTCGTCGCAGAAACAGCGGACCGGGTTATCGTGCAGTACAAAGGGCGGAAAATGGAGGAGGCCGATGTGCTGTCTCTGTTCGAGGCTCCGAAGAACGCCTACACCCGCGCGCTTCTGGCCGCTCTGCCGGAGAATGCCACCGGCGACCGGCTCAGCACCGTTTCCGACTTTGTTTCCACGGCTGAACTTGCGGGAGATGTTCGATGA
- the sctQ gene encoding type III secretion system cytoplasmic ring protein SctQ, whose amino-acid sequence MQHQQALSLLSYDLGAGPLKRALRRRKAYTLDTGIATYSIRPVARAGQGDVAVKRYLVEIVGGEETTELYLDAQGLDLLIARREPTLEWDEVPSGARALILEFIFEDLVRYLEAVLRTRQSIRLCKIQKQPPLEANAYFEIEVDDIKFDVAGCFSGSILERIWHWSLSLPREKPKYLNLEIAFRRGGAVLTASQIRSLRLGDGIVLSVGGSHDWTAVIGETIKVPVIERQNGFELTAPLTVGTQQSVRQMMDSVADDNLASEEEGAPGNIGDIPIKIAFNAGRLSLPISELENLEPGHVFELERLEESGIEIVAQGVLIGRGKLITVDGLTAVQITTLADP is encoded by the coding sequence ATGCAGCATCAACAGGCGCTTTCACTGCTGTCCTACGATTTGGGTGCAGGTCCGCTAAAACGAGCATTGCGGCGAAGGAAGGCCTACACGCTTGATACGGGCATTGCCACCTATTCCATACGTCCTGTAGCCAGAGCAGGTCAGGGCGATGTCGCAGTGAAGCGCTACCTCGTGGAAATCGTCGGCGGGGAAGAAACAACCGAACTGTATCTGGATGCGCAGGGGCTGGATCTGCTCATTGCTCGGCGCGAACCCACTCTTGAATGGGACGAGGTGCCCTCTGGTGCGCGCGCGCTGATTTTGGAGTTCATTTTCGAGGATCTGGTCCGGTACCTCGAGGCTGTTCTGCGAACACGGCAAAGCATCAGACTTTGCAAAATTCAAAAGCAACCACCTCTTGAAGCCAATGCCTACTTTGAGATCGAGGTGGATGACATCAAGTTCGACGTTGCCGGGTGCTTCAGTGGTTCGATCCTCGAGCGGATCTGGCATTGGTCCCTCTCGCTTCCGCGGGAAAAGCCGAAATATCTGAATTTGGAAATTGCATTTCGCCGCGGTGGGGCTGTTCTGACCGCCAGCCAAATCCGATCGCTGCGCCTGGGCGACGGTATCGTTTTGTCGGTTGGTGGATCACATGACTGGACTGCGGTCATAGGTGAGACAATCAAGGTGCCCGTCATTGAACGGCAAAACGGATTTGAATTGACTGCGCCACTCACCGTCGGGACGCAGCAATCAGTGAGGCAAATGATGGATAGTGTCGCGGATGACAACCTGGCATCTGAAGAAGAAGGAGCGCCTGGCAATATCGGAGATATTCCGATCAAGATTGCCTTCAACGCTGGCCGTTTGAGCCTGCCGATCTCCGAACTTGAAAACCTTGAGCCCGGCCATGTTTTCGAACTGGAACGACTGGAAGAAAGCGGTATCGAAATCGTTGCTCAAGGCGTGCTGATCGGCCGGGGCAAGTTGATTACCGTTGATGGGCTTACTGCCGTACAGATCACCACGCTGGCAGACCCATGA
- a CDS encoding ABC transporter permease subunit: MFGFLLRRLAVLIPTFIGVSIIAFAFIRLLPGDPVALLSGERVMSPERHAQISAQLGLDRPMVIQYLDYLGGVVTGDFGTSIVSKTPILKQFLALFPATVELSFCAIIIAVALGIPAGVIAAIKRGSAVDQSMMGIALVGYSMPIFWWGLLLIILFSGILQWTPVSGRISLMFYFKPVTGFMLIDSLLSGQKGAFSSAVSHLILPSIVLATIPLAVIARQTRSAMLEVLSEDYIRTARAKGLSPFRVVGLHALRNAMIPVITTIGLQIGVMLAGAILTETIFSWPGIGKWMVDSVFRRDYPVIQGGLLLIAAIIMIVNLIVDLLYGLVNPRIRH, encoded by the coding sequence ATGTTTGGCTTTCTTTTGAGACGGCTTGCCGTCTTGATCCCGACATTTATCGGGGTATCGATCATTGCCTTTGCGTTCATTCGTCTGCTGCCGGGTGATCCGGTTGCCCTTCTGTCGGGCGAACGCGTCATGTCGCCCGAGCGTCATGCGCAGATCAGTGCGCAACTCGGTCTGGATCGGCCTATGGTCATCCAATACCTTGATTATCTCGGCGGTGTGGTCACGGGCGACTTCGGCACCTCGATCGTTTCGAAAACGCCTATTCTGAAGCAGTTCCTGGCGCTATTTCCTGCAACCGTGGAGCTGTCATTTTGTGCGATCATCATTGCCGTCGCCCTGGGCATTCCAGCTGGCGTCATCGCGGCAATCAAGCGCGGCTCTGCTGTCGACCAATCCATGATGGGCATCGCCCTTGTCGGATATTCGATGCCGATCTTCTGGTGGGGCCTGCTGCTCATCATTTTGTTTTCCGGCATTCTTCAATGGACTCCGGTTTCTGGCCGCATATCGCTGATGTTCTATTTCAAGCCGGTGACAGGCTTCATGCTGATCGACTCCCTGCTTTCCGGTCAGAAAGGCGCATTTTCGTCGGCAGTCAGCCACCTCATTCTGCCGTCCATCGTTCTGGCAACCATTCCTCTCGCCGTCATTGCGCGTCAGACGCGCTCGGCAATGCTGGAAGTGCTGTCCGAGGATTATATTCGCACTGCGCGCGCCAAGGGTCTTTCCCCTTTCCGCGTCGTGGGCCTGCATGCCCTTCGCAACGCCATGATCCCCGTTATCACAACAATCGGTTTGCAGATCGGTGTGATGCTGGCCGGCGCCATTCTCACGGAAACGATCTTCTCCTGGCCGGGTATCGGCAAGTGGATGGTGGATAGTGTTTTCCGTCGCGATTATCCGGTTATCCAGGGTGGGCTGCTTCTGATCGCGGCTATCATCATGATCGTCAATCTCATCGTTGATCTGCTCTACGGGCTCGTCAACCCGCGTATCCGCCACTAA
- the sctJ gene encoding type III secretion system inner membrane ring lipoprotein SctJ: MNIRSSLLRSSFFLSLLLLTACSKEVIGGLSQKDMLDAQLILDRAGLQVSTLKGEDGRYSLTGSSADSARILAILADHGLPRNEHASVAQIFPGTGFVVTPFEQKARMGYALEQQLSQTLSEIEGVAEARVHVVLPEDNGRGLVREQSRASVLIRYRDEADLATIESKTRSLVVNSVRGLSYEDVSVVSSPVIPVDRENFRPAGQVAAPEEATDSSSNSAPSSLGRVLLIALAAALAAVAAAILVLPQQRQAH, translated from the coding sequence ATGAATATCCGCAGTTCGTTGCTTCGCAGTTCGTTCTTCCTGTCGCTCCTGCTTTTGACGGCTTGCTCGAAGGAAGTAATTGGCGGGTTGAGCCAGAAAGACATGCTGGATGCACAACTCATCCTCGATCGTGCCGGGCTTCAGGTCAGCACTCTCAAAGGAGAGGACGGACGCTACAGCTTGACGGGATCATCAGCAGATTCGGCGCGCATTTTGGCGATCCTGGCGGACCATGGTCTGCCACGAAATGAACATGCCTCTGTTGCGCAGATATTCCCGGGCACTGGTTTTGTGGTCACGCCTTTCGAACAGAAGGCAAGGATGGGTTACGCTCTTGAGCAACAATTGTCACAGACGCTGTCCGAAATTGAGGGCGTCGCGGAAGCGCGGGTTCATGTCGTGCTTCCCGAGGATAACGGCCGCGGTCTGGTGCGCGAGCAATCCCGCGCCTCCGTGCTCATCAGATACCGTGATGAGGCGGACTTGGCGACAATTGAGAGCAAGACGCGTTCATTGGTCGTGAACAGTGTGCGCGGCCTCTCCTATGAAGATGTTTCGGTTGTTTCCAGTCCCGTCATTCCTGTCGACCGCGAGAATTTCCGTCCTGCAGGGCAGGTCGCTGCTCCAGAAGAAGCAACGGATAGTAGCAGCAATTCTGCACCCTCGTCTCTCGGTCGGGTTCTGTTGATTGCACTTGCCGCCGCGCTTGCCGCTGTAGCCGCTGCAATTCTGGTTCTGCCACAGCAGCGTCAGGCCCATTGA
- a CDS encoding ABC transporter permease subunit, producing the protein MAETTKTETVSSAALRRQMLSEFWFYFSENRGAVIGLVVFIALVIVAVFAPLIAPHSPFEQYRDAVLVPPSWLQGGRATYLLGTDAVGRDILSRLIYGAQYSLFIGLFVTTLSLTGGILVGLIAGYYRGWVDTVIMRLMDIILAFPSLLLALVLVAILGPSLTNGMIAIALTLQPHFVRLTRAAVMAEKTRDYVTAARISGAGPFRLMFRTILPNCTAPLIVQATLSFSNAILDAAALGFLGMGAQPPAPEWGTMLAEAREFILRAWWVVTFPGLAILITVLAINLMGDGLRDALDPKMKRS; encoded by the coding sequence ATGGCAGAAACGACCAAGACAGAAACAGTGAGCAGCGCGGCTTTGCGCCGCCAGATGCTCAGCGAATTCTGGTTCTATTTTTCCGAAAACCGCGGCGCGGTCATCGGCCTCGTTGTGTTTATTGCACTGGTCATCGTGGCTGTGTTTGCGCCTCTGATCGCGCCGCATTCGCCCTTCGAGCAGTACCGTGACGCCGTTCTGGTGCCGCCATCCTGGCTTCAGGGCGGACGTGCGACCTACCTGCTCGGCACTGATGCAGTCGGTAGAGACATTCTGTCTCGCCTGATCTACGGCGCCCAATATTCGCTGTTCATCGGTCTGTTCGTCACCACGCTTTCGCTGACCGGCGGCATTCTGGTGGGCCTTATTGCGGGCTACTACCGGGGTTGGGTCGATACGGTCATCATGCGCCTGATGGATATCATCCTGGCATTTCCCTCATTGCTGCTGGCGCTCGTGCTGGTCGCAATTCTTGGACCGAGTCTGACCAACGGCATGATCGCGATTGCATTGACCTTGCAGCCGCATTTCGTGCGCCTCACGCGCGCGGCCGTCATGGCTGAAAAGACACGTGACTACGTAACCGCTGCCCGGATTTCCGGAGCGGGTCCATTCCGGTTGATGTTCAGGACCATCCTGCCGAACTGCACGGCACCCCTGATCGTACAGGCAACGCTATCCTTCTCGAACGCTATTCTGGACGCGGCTGCACTTGGCTTCCTGGGAATGGGAGCCCAGCCCCCGGCGCCGGAATGGGGCACGATGCTGGCAGAAGCACGCGAGTTCATCCTGCGCGCATGGTGGGTGGTTACCTTCCCAGGCCTTGCGATCCTGATCACCGTTCTTGCAATCAATCTCATGGGTGATGGGCTGCGCGATGCGCTCGATCCCAAGATGAAGAGGTCCTGA
- a CDS encoding AraC family transcriptional regulator, which produces MLHINTDGFTAGARLSTGDDPVMLEKAMQLTGGRVTIRPNCNTFRFDHRQAQIGTTSITALRIDGGCTISRQDAADRLLVFLPLHGAAKIQVGTQCLDATPDVIVLAPTRQVSALDVPASRAHLVLEIPQADLRSKLGNLVGRTIHESLQFQLTLKIDTGPGRLLSLIGRALAEGLNQDINSNASTLQILSDAVASCLVELVWHNYTPSVDSATNLLTPKYIENAIAFMQANLHKPLTVDAIAAAVSVSPRSLQQGFKQFRETTPMAYLKELRLQAAHRELQWAPPGVSVSDIGRKWGFSHLGRFAAEYRDRFGRAPSGTLKGF; this is translated from the coding sequence ATGCTGCATATAAACACAGACGGATTTACTGCCGGCGCAAGATTATCAACTGGCGACGACCCAGTAATGTTGGAAAAGGCCATGCAGTTGACCGGCGGACGGGTAACCATTCGCCCCAATTGCAATACATTTCGGTTTGATCACCGACAGGCTCAAATAGGCACAACCTCTATCACTGCTTTACGTATCGACGGGGGCTGTACGATATCCCGGCAGGATGCGGCCGATCGGCTGCTGGTGTTTCTTCCGCTACACGGCGCCGCAAAGATTCAAGTGGGAACGCAATGCCTCGACGCGACGCCCGATGTCATAGTCCTGGCTCCGACGCGGCAGGTCTCCGCACTCGACGTTCCGGCCTCACGCGCTCATCTTGTGCTTGAGATACCCCAGGCGGATCTGCGCAGCAAACTAGGTAACCTGGTAGGCCGTACAATACACGAAAGTCTTCAGTTTCAGTTGACGTTGAAGATAGATACAGGCCCTGGACGTCTTTTAAGCTTGATAGGGCGTGCCCTGGCTGAAGGCTTGAACCAGGACATCAACTCCAACGCGTCTACGCTTCAAATCCTGTCAGATGCAGTCGCAAGCTGCCTCGTGGAACTGGTATGGCACAACTATACGCCGTCCGTTGATAGCGCTACCAATCTTCTCACGCCAAAATATATCGAGAACGCCATTGCCTTCATGCAGGCGAATTTGCACAAGCCGCTTACGGTTGACGCCATTGCTGCGGCGGTCAGTGTTAGCCCCCGATCATTACAGCAGGGGTTCAAACAGTTCCGCGAAACAACCCCTATGGCTTACCTGAAAGAGTTGAGACTGCAGGCTGCCCACAGAGAACTTCAATGGGCGCCGCCAGGCGTTTCAGTCAGTGATATTGGACGCAAATGGGGTTTCTCGCATTTGGGACGATTTGCGGCAGAGTATAGGGACAGGTTTGGCCGCGCACCGTCCGGGACGCTCAAGGGCTTTTAA
- a CDS encoding FliI/YscN family ATPase, with protein sequence MADVISRLEQALERTETRRVAGRIRSISGLMVRAEMPLVRMGELCELREPGTGLIGLAEVVGIESDNVLLSLHGDTVGLSLRTEVIPTGRPPSVAVGDFMIGAIIDAHGRVIRKPFQQQPDQSSRLQPLNGAPVDPLSRRSISRPFETGVTAIDAMLTCGEGQRVGIFGPPGAGKSTLISRILEAGAWDVAVCALIGERGREVAEFVEHNLPDDKPSRMVLVAATSDRPALERYKAVLTATSIAEYFRDRGKRVLLVIDSMTRVARALREVGLAAGEPPVRRGFPPSVFAALPQIFERTGNAATGSITSFYTVLVEGNDTDDPIAEETRSLLDGHIILSERIARSGRYPAIDVLQSKSRTMGAVVSKDHANAANKVRSLMSTYIDVELLIRVGEYKAGNDPEVDEAVQKRDAINALLYDGKGQNRSFDETVRALQELV encoded by the coding sequence GTGGCTGATGTGATTTCAAGGCTCGAACAGGCCTTGGAACGGACGGAAACGCGCCGTGTCGCCGGGCGTATCCGCAGTATCTCCGGGCTTATGGTTCGGGCGGAGATGCCCCTGGTTCGCATGGGTGAGTTGTGCGAATTGCGCGAGCCCGGCACGGGGTTGATTGGTCTCGCCGAAGTCGTGGGCATCGAGAGCGACAATGTGCTGTTGTCTCTGCACGGAGATACAGTGGGGTTGTCGCTCAGGACTGAAGTGATACCCACAGGAAGGCCTCCAAGCGTGGCTGTGGGGGACTTCATGATCGGGGCGATCATCGATGCGCACGGGCGGGTTATCCGTAAACCCTTTCAGCAGCAGCCAGACCAGTCTTCACGGTTGCAGCCATTGAATGGGGCTCCAGTCGATCCCTTGTCGCGTCGATCCATATCAAGACCCTTCGAAACCGGCGTGACGGCCATCGATGCGATGCTGACATGCGGTGAAGGCCAGCGGGTAGGGATATTCGGCCCCCCCGGCGCAGGCAAATCGACATTGATCTCGCGGATTCTTGAGGCAGGCGCATGGGATGTTGCCGTCTGCGCTCTCATTGGTGAACGTGGTCGCGAGGTCGCCGAATTCGTCGAACACAATCTTCCGGATGACAAACCGTCTCGCATGGTGCTTGTGGCGGCCACTTCTGATCGGCCTGCCCTGGAGCGTTACAAGGCGGTCCTGACAGCCACATCCATCGCGGAATACTTCCGTGATCGGGGCAAGCGTGTTCTGCTCGTTATCGACAGCATGACGCGTGTCGCTAGAGCTCTCCGTGAAGTTGGTCTCGCAGCAGGTGAGCCACCTGTTCGTCGCGGTTTCCCACCATCGGTCTTTGCCGCCCTACCTCAGATATTCGAGCGGACGGGCAATGCCGCGACTGGTTCGATCACATCATTTTACACGGTCCTTGTCGAAGGGAACGATACTGACGATCCGATCGCCGAGGAAACCCGTTCGCTTCTGGACGGCCATATCATCCTCTCGGAGCGTATAGCGAGAAGCGGGCGCTATCCCGCGATCGATGTTCTCCAAAGCAAGAGCCGTACGATGGGAGCCGTCGTCAGCAAAGACCATGCCAATGCTGCGAACAAAGTCCGATCCCTGATGTCGACATACATCGACGTCGAATTGTTGATCCGTGTCGGCGAGTACAAGGCTGGCAACGACCCTGAGGTGGATGAAGCCGTCCAGAAGCGGGATGCCATCAACGCTTTGCTTTACGACGGAAAGGGCCAGAACCGAAGCTTCGATGAAACGGTAAGAGCGCTTCAGGAGTTGGTCTGA
- a CDS encoding ABC transporter substrate-binding protein encodes MKYKLGFAAALLAASFLSTTASAKTFVFCSEGSPEGFDPGLYTAGTTFDASAHPVYSRLLEFEPGTTKPVAALAESWKVSEDGKEYTFKLRSGVKFQTTEFFKPTRTLNADDVVFSIDRQINKSNPWNQYIAGASWEYAAGMGFPELIKSVEKVDDLTVKMVLNRPEAPFLANLAMPFASIMSKEYADSLDKAGKKEQLNQMPVGTGPFTFIGYQQDAVIRFQKNADYWGGAPKIDDLVFAITTDAAVRYQKLKAGECHLMPYPNAADVTSMKSDSNLKVMEQEGLNIAYLAYNTTQAPFDKPEVRKALNKAINKKAIVEAVFQGMATPAKNPIPPTMWSYNDKVQDDSYDLEAAKKMLADAGVKNLSMKVWAMPVSRPYMLNARRAAEIIQDDFAKIGVKVEIVSYEWAEYLQRSKAKDRDGAAMLGWTGDNGDPDNFLDTLLGCDAVGGNNRAQWCNKEFDALVKKAKVTSDQAERTKLYEEAQVVFKREAPWATLDHSLSIVPMRKNVTGFVQSPLGDFTFENVDITE; translated from the coding sequence ATGAAATATAAACTTGGTTTCGCCGCTGCCCTTCTCGCAGCATCCTTCCTTTCAACCACCGCGAGCGCGAAGACCTTCGTTTTCTGCTCCGAGGGTTCGCCGGAAGGTTTCGACCCGGGCCTCTACACAGCTGGCACCACCTTCGATGCCTCTGCTCATCCTGTCTACAGCCGCCTGCTCGAGTTCGAGCCTGGCACGACGAAGCCGGTAGCCGCGCTTGCTGAGAGCTGGAAGGTTTCCGAGGACGGCAAGGAATATACGTTCAAGCTTCGTTCCGGCGTGAAGTTTCAGACCACCGAGTTCTTCAAGCCCACCCGTACGCTGAATGCGGACGACGTGGTATTTTCCATCGACCGTCAGATCAACAAGAGCAATCCGTGGAACCAGTATATCGCTGGCGCTTCCTGGGAATATGCCGCTGGCATGGGTTTCCCGGAACTGATCAAGTCGGTTGAGAAGGTCGATGACCTGACGGTGAAAATGGTGCTGAACCGTCCGGAAGCACCCTTCCTTGCCAACCTTGCGATGCCATTCGCTTCGATCATGTCCAAGGAATATGCCGACAGCCTGGACAAGGCTGGCAAGAAGGAGCAGCTGAACCAGATGCCGGTGGGCACGGGTCCGTTCACCTTCATCGGTTATCAGCAGGATGCCGTCATCCGCTTCCAGAAGAACGCCGACTACTGGGGTGGCGCACCGAAGATCGACGATCTGGTCTTCGCGATCACCACGGACGCCGCTGTTCGTTATCAGAAGCTCAAGGCTGGCGAATGCCACCTGATGCCTTATCCGAATGCTGCCGACGTGACGTCGATGAAGTCCGACAGCAACCTCAAGGTTATGGAGCAGGAAGGTCTCAACATCGCCTACCTCGCCTACAACACGACACAGGCGCCGTTCGACAAGCCTGAAGTTCGCAAGGCGCTGAACAAGGCGATCAACAAGAAGGCGATCGTCGAAGCAGTCTTCCAGGGCATGGCAACGCCTGCCAAGAACCCGATCCCGCCGACAATGTGGTCCTACAACGACAAGGTCCAGGACGACAGCTACGATCTCGAAGCAGCCAAGAAGATGCTGGCGGATGCAGGCGTCAAGAACCTTTCGATGAAGGTCTGGGCTATGCCGGTTTCGCGCCCGTACATGCTCAACGCTCGTCGCGCTGCCGAAATCATCCAGGATGATTTTGCAAAGATCGGCGTGAAGGTCGAGATCGTGTCCTACGAGTGGGCTGAATACCTGCAGCGTTCGAAGGCCAAGGATCGTGACGGCGCGGCTATGCTGGGCTGGACCGGTGATAATGGCGATCCGGACAACTTCCTCGATACGCTTCTCGGATGCGATGCTGTGGGCGGCAACAATCGCGCTCAGTGGTGCAACAAGGAGTTCGATGCCCTTGTGAAGAAGGCAAAGGTCACCTCCGACCAGGCAGAACGCACGAAGCTCTATGAAGAGGCGCAGGTCGTGTTCAAGCGCGAAGCGCCTTGGGCAACGCTCGACCACTCTTTGTCCATCGTGCCCATGCGCAAGAATGTGACCGGCTTCGTTCAGAGCCCGCTTGGCGATTTCACATTTGAAAATGTCGACATCACCGAGTAA
- a CDS encoding ROK family transcriptional regulator, whose protein sequence is MQKYTSNQRMLLDVLRCHQPITRADITDLTDLTQQSVHRILEGLIADGLVVTERGKPNGRGKPSPMLQLNNAVRYSLGIAIDDDSMRISVVNFSGIPVLEKCVTSVTLTDKRSSAVFVQMLESVLSELGIRRQQLCGIGMASDIKANSEDEGFNLLRCPQVLGDMWNVPVFSETLAAASAIGESLTGVGKRIGNFAFISLDKDVSGALVSNGALFRGSHENAGNYRYLLSGLEELDRVSLRGLHAFVQRNGVDIPNVEGLLDRFDMSLPGVLQWIDDVSNTYLHLFRAIFGIFDPDAIVLGGRVPQSLVAYLLQDIARKLIPTGMPAPRALPSLLQSEVAGDGAAIGSALLPLKNLFFR, encoded by the coding sequence ATGCAAAAATACACGAGTAACCAGCGGATGCTGCTGGATGTTCTGCGGTGTCATCAACCGATCACCAGAGCGGATATTACGGATCTGACAGATCTGACCCAACAATCCGTCCACCGGATACTTGAGGGACTAATTGCAGATGGCCTGGTCGTTACCGAACGCGGAAAACCCAATGGCCGTGGCAAGCCCAGTCCCATGCTGCAATTGAATAATGCCGTGCGGTACTCTTTGGGCATAGCCATCGACGACGATAGCATGCGCATCAGTGTGGTAAACTTCAGCGGTATTCCGGTACTCGAAAAATGCGTGACCTCGGTCACTTTGACGGATAAGCGCTCATCGGCCGTGTTTGTTCAGATGCTCGAGAGCGTCCTGAGTGAACTGGGCATTCGACGTCAGCAACTCTGCGGCATTGGCATGGCCAGTGACATCAAGGCCAATTCGGAAGACGAGGGTTTTAATCTCCTGCGTTGTCCGCAAGTACTTGGTGATATGTGGAATGTGCCTGTTTTCTCGGAGACCCTTGCTGCCGCGTCGGCCATCGGGGAGAGCCTGACTGGCGTAGGCAAACGTATCGGAAACTTCGCCTTCATCAGCCTCGACAAAGATGTTTCCGGCGCACTCGTATCGAACGGAGCCTTGTTTAGGGGATCTCACGAAAATGCCGGAAACTATCGCTACCTACTCTCCGGCCTGGAGGAACTGGATCGGGTCTCGCTTCGCGGGCTTCACGCCTTTGTTCAACGAAACGGCGTCGATATCCCCAATGTAGAAGGCCTGCTTGACCGGTTCGACATGAGCCTGCCAGGTGTCCTCCAATGGATCGATGACGTCAGCAATACATACCTGCACCTCTTCAGGGCCATCTTCGGCATCTTTGATCCTGATGCCATCGTTCTCGGCGGGCGCGTTCCGCAGTCGCTGGTCGCCTATCTCCTGCAGGACATAGCGAGGAAACTTATACCGACAGGAATGCCTGCTCCTCGCGCTTTGCCCTCTCTCTTGCAAAGTGAAGTCGCCGGGGATGGCGCAGCGATTGGATCCGCCCTTCTGCCCCTGAAAAATCTGTTCTTTCGTTAG